The DNA region ATCGGGGACAAAGCCTGAGATACCCTTGGCACCGTAGAAACCATTGGCCTGGGAGACAAACAAAGGCAAGGATAAAAAACAACTTGATGTGGGAACTGTTGTCGTTACCGTGGCAGGCCTTTGGCtttacatggaattatgaactctaaCCCAGTTACTGTATACACACATATGCTGGGCGGCATATAACAATCCGGTGCGCTTCGCTCCTTGACCATGACACACCAACTACGCAACCAAATATACCAATGGATATTAAAATCGCACAATCTTTGGCCTGCGACTATTTCTGCTATAATTTTCTGTgcataacagctttatgaaatcagaCTGAGAATCTTCAGTCGTATAAAGACTGTACAGGTAACCAATAAGCAATATTatatatgaaacaaaaaaaacacacagtataaaatgtttcaagaaaaaaatgctcaCCTTGGGTGAGGCCATCAAGATGTCATACTTGGCCTTTGACCCTACCACCAACTCCATATACTCCTTCGTCAGGTTAAAATATCCAGAGGCTAGTACACAATGAGAGCCCGGCTCAGCTGTCCGCAAGAGCTGACCTGTGACCTCTTGGTCCAGTCTGACCCCAAATGACCCCATCTGGACGAGAGGAAAGATAACTGTATCACCGCAACAGCCTGGCTTCGCTTCCTCCCGAACCGATTTAACAGAAAAATCCTTGCTTGGGTTTTGAGTCTCGGGATAATCCATCATCAGTCTTTCTTCCGACGCACCCTCAACTTTCATTTCAGACTTGGAATCGAGAGCAGCCCAGAGCTCTGAGGACCTGATCTCATCAGATGTCTCACTATTGTCAACAGTGACATCTTTGTGCATTCCTCGCAGCGATTCTCGGCCGATGATGTCATCGCTGAGGTTTCTATGTTTCCTCCAAATCGTTTTCCTGTGCGAGTATTTCAGGTCCTCGGTGTGGCTCAACGAGGCCGGTTTTCTGGTTGGGTGGGTCCACCTCAAAGGTTCCAGCACACGTTGTACTTTTTCTCTAGCGATatctttaaatttatttttttcacctGGGATAGGAGGTTAGGTCAAAGGtaacaaattattaaatttatcaggcaaaagtttcaaatctcaATCCAAAGCTATTAAccttttgctgagcagaaaaccATTAAGCAgcattgtgtgcttttaagcagctttaaataaaatgtgtcATCATCAACACTAGGAAAATACCTACCTTCAAACGGGTGTATGTTGAACTCTGGGTCAAGGGTCAAAGTGTCGTCTGGGTTGAGCTGGAAGGAGAAAGAACTGACCGTGGCCACCAGCTCGTTGAAGAAGTCTGCCAAGTGAGGGCAGTCTTCAAGCATCACGTAACGGTCCTGACGATTAGTGAAATATGACTCACTGAGATTCGCACTGGGGAACAGAAAAGTCAAATTCAGAGAACAATATTTACCTTTGGTCATGTCACCTTTTACTATCAGCAATTACAAATAGCAGTCGTCATCATACCAAAATGGGGTTCTGACTATTGCCAACTTGTATCTCTACGTACAGTGCAAGGGAatggatttaaaggaacacattgccttggtcggtcgagtttgtctttgaaaagcgtttgagactgtatcactcgaaattgcatggttttccttttaggtcacgaactaacaaggtcggccattttatagagtcaaaattttgactccacaaaatggccgttGTTTCTTTGCGACAAAAAAGGAAAtacatattctacttttaaattatcgtTCTAACCATATGAATTTTATAATTCATACGgcttcaaatgcttttcaaagaccaactcgaccgatccaaggcactgtgTTCTGAAAGTAAGTACCAGTTTCAGGTAAACAAGCTATTGTCTAGTCAAACTAGTAagtcaataaaatatttaactagTTTAATAACACTTTCACTAGTAGAGTTTAGTTAACTAGTTCACAAGTTACAATATTAGTTAAATAGTTAACTAGTAACAGCCACAGTAGAAAATACCAGTTAAAAAGTTATAGGCCTACTAGATAACAATATCAGTCAAATTGATTAACTAGTTAACACACCAGAAAATATCTGCCCCGGTAACTTAGTTACTTATTAAacttaagaaaataaaattagctgttgcaaacaacttaccaaccaaatggaccgacagtataaatgcacaaaaaaagttaatggcctgacgtttcgaccctagcagagtctttctcgaaggctaaatgacaacccaacaaacatgaacatttGATAAATAGTTACCTAGCTTATACAATGGACAATATCAAAATCAGTTTATATTTATAGTCTTTAAGTATTACCGGTAGTTAACTTTTTTGAATTTGTTACAGGAAATCACCAATCACAAGGCCCTAAAACAGGATACTCAATGTGATGACTTATAAGGAAGAAGGGGGATCCAAGATGAGGAAATAGAAAGATGACCATTTATATTTATtggtatacaaacaaaatgaccagcagCAGTAGCTGAAAGGGCCACGCAACAATGGTCAAAATACAAGTAcatctataaaaaataataataacaatcacaTATTAAAGGGCAATATAGAATTGGGCAATATAGCATTTGAATTGGGACGAGTTGTAAGAAGAGATCAATGAGAAGCAGAAAGTCTACAAAGATCTAGTAGACAAGTGTAACATTTTACCAAGTCACAAACACGTACACAAGAAGAGATGCATGGCAACACATGTAGATGTCAAACAGCATATTTCCCGTCCGAACTATAGGATATTTTAGACAATTAAGATGCATCTGAATATAAATAAggtcaagtaaaacaaatacagCATGGTTCATTTTTGGTAGACATTCGATACAAAAGCTTCTCGAGGTATTTGAAGTTGACAGTTCCAAAGGCGAATCAAACCATGTCACATTTgtacattatttgaaaaagttgtaaaaaaacaGATACACGTACtctaaacaattgttttttattttgtcaaactcACCCACTTATGATCACTGTATCATCAAAGATGAATATCTTAAGATGTGAAAGTCCAATGACCTCATTATACCTCTCAGGGATCAGCCTCTTGAGGATACCTCTGAGGTCTGGGGTGTGGTAGAGGGCAACTTGGACCTCGGCTGGGAAGGTCTGAAGGAGAGGTCTCAGCATCGTACAGGAGTTATGCTTCCCTCGTGTGCCTCTGGTGCAGTCGAGGAGGATGCGCAGCTTGAGAGGTGCCGAGGTGTTGCCGTTGAGGTGTGACCTCCTGCAGGCGTCATGGAGTGAGGCTACCTGAAAGAATCGATTcaaatttgctttaaaggcagtggacactattggtaattactcaaaataattattagcataaaacctttcttggtaatgagtaatggggagctgttgatagtataaaacattgtgaaaacggctccctctgaagtgacatagttttcgagaaagaattttccctgaatttgatcatgagacctcaagtttagaatttgaggtctcaaaatcacgcatctaaaagcacaccaagtgaaaagactggtttttgacaattagcaatagtgtccagtgattTTAACCATCCTGAATCTTAATCTCTGAGTCATTTAGTCACATCACACTAACATCACACTTACTTTTGAGAAGACAATGAAACAAATCTAGTTTTACACAAAACGTATGAGGGAAAACTCCTGTAggaaaaacccatgcagtcaggtaggaaCTAAAtccccaatccacatgcaaggctacGGTCTGGGTATTCTATATCCCCGATAAAAATTaacatacattcataaataccacagacagttttgctattcctgttggtggagagcgcgtcatgtgggggtgtttaaacggattgataatgaccagctggagctctgtttataaccggttgttttcggataatacgtgctagtcttggtgcaagacatttcttGTTATGGGCGATGAGTTGGCcgtgctgtgtgtgaaaggaaaacccgaacatcttgcaccaagactacaacgCGCACGAACGGAAATGATCCGGACACTgagcgtctcagtcataacaatgcaacacacagACGTCGTaaatacagagctcaagcacgttgGAAACGGAccagttttacagagtttcttactttattacgcctttttaccaaaaagcaattatgaatgggaataaaagagtagtgactcgttcttaaacggccgtttaaaaccttgcagggtcgttctcgtgcgataaaggccctcccCTTCGGCTAGGGCCTTTATCACTTGGCAACGACACTGCCGGTTTAAAACGGCCATTAAAGAACTTGTTGTatccttttattcccttattacaaAACTCACCAGTTCCTCTTCTTTGGGTCCTGTTCCTAAATACAGAGAAGTCAGAACGATCCGATGTTTGCTGTTTTTAATACGCGCCTAGAAATGACAAGGAAAATACACAAACGGTATATAGAGTACACTATCTCAAAGTGAATCAAGAgtctttttcatttcattttattcgccagcaaacattaaacaaatacatttctattaaaggcaaagtttattttgttgCCTCTAGTTATAAGACTgaataccaaaagtatacctaCCCTTTAAGAagaatacaaaaatgtaaacagTATTCAGTACTGAGCAACCCAGCTTGGCGGGCAGATACACTCAGAAAACAACCTCAAGCGTAGGTGGTACACGACactgccagttttaaacggccgttaaagaacttgtcgctaccaatttttattttaacaattttcttttagaaGGGAAAGAGGGGTGGATAACAAACAGATTTCTagttaaaaacagagaaatcacatcacTGATCGGTGTAAatgggaaaaacaaattttattctTTATCCACGATGCAACAATAACATCTAACAtcgaattggtggctatggctgcggctacgaccgttgcctggggtgttgctaagggcgtcctatacttcaatgcatgttgacgcagcgatccggccgtagccgtagccgccaattcggatacggccttaccTTGAGTGTGTTGTAAAAGTCTGTAGGTCCTTCCAGAATTGTAATCTTATCACCGCAGACAGGGAACGCTGGGGATTTCTCAGACAGCCATTTAAAATGCTGAAAGACGTTGGGCTGTTTCCCAAGATGTTGCGTTGCATTATTAGCTGGAGTAGAGCACTTTGAGCAAGGGCTTTGGTGAAAGCATCTCGCTGAAACCAACTTGATGGTTTCTTCTTGTCTGGTAGTGACTGAAAAGTATGTTCCTCTTCCATAGAACCTGTTCAAAAGAAGATAAAAATGAGAAAGTAGAATTAGCtgatgcaaactgcttaccaacctaaAGGACCTATCGTCTACCTGCataaaacagttaatggcctgaagtttcaaccctagcagagtctttctggacTAAATGACAACACGACAAACAAGAACAGGTAacgtgttcatgtttgttgtgatgTCGTAAGGAAACTGTTTGGTGATAATTGTGTTGTCATGTAGTATTCCAGAAGGATGCTGTAAGGCTCAAAACAGTAGACAATTTTTTGGGGCACAAAAGAAGATAAATAAAACCAACTCATTTGTTGcatttgttgctgttgtttgctaaatcctgaaaatcatgtggaaactttgttggtaatcctttttttatcagGGAAGTTATTTCATGCtatgcaactttttgtgcttagcaactcatgaaattgggccctggtctgacAACTCGATCGGTCAGACAACTCGATCGGTCAGACAACTCGATCGGTCAGACAACTCGATCGGTCAGACAACTCGATCGGTCAGACAACTCGATcggtcagacaactcgactgcTGGTACGGTcaccaacaataaaacaagtcgACTTTTGATCAGACTGAGCATGCTCCGTGATATAGATCAGTAGATCAGTCAGTGACTGCTTGTCAAGTTGTCGAGTTGTCGGACCTGCCGAGGTGTCAGTTTGTAGATTTTTTCGTTGGACAGCGGCATAACTTGATTGTCTTTTTagtctgcaaaaaaaaatctgtatgAGTGGTACCTTGAAGGTTGGGTGTAGTTATTTGATTGTGCACTTTGAGAATCTTTGCAACCATACATGTTGAGTGACGCAAATCGAGGTTTATTTTGACTTTGGCTGAAGATTGACTACGTCATTGTGGTTTCTTTTAGGTGTTCGTAAAAATTGCAATAGGGGTGGCcagtgtgtggtgaagaggttttcaagtctgaggtatttatgaatgtttgtttaaatttgtcaacGTAGTTTGTGCATTTTAGTTTACGTTGTTGGTCTTTAAGTAAgaataaatgttaaaaaataagtGTAATTTCTAttaaaagatattttttttgtgtttattgttaattttttttattgtaattatttttgagggacaaacattttttattggtactttttaatttttttagtgtatttttttttctaatggattattttattggatagtttttttttattgttaatttcatGTGTGTATTTTCAcgggacaaacatttttttgttattaatttttattattatttagtgtttttttttgttataattgattattttattggataggtgtttttttattgttaatttaaaaacattttgtgtaagCAGCCTACCCGCAACCAATGCCTTTTAATGAGCTTTTGCTCGATTTTATCTGCAGTGTTTGGTGTGGTTTTTtctgcgtgacctcggtttgaatatatAATTcgtccaaagggcttctgaaattcagtctttttcggccttatctgaaaagtattgacagaaataatgtagcagtacattgaaatgaagagcatatctgtcgttttttatgaaaaaaatcggtgcaactcaaattttataaagagaaatttgtacataaaaaatggcttcaaaaagaaataaaacaagtcacaaaaactcggcaaattttcccgttaagaatgtcggcaacagtccccaattagtatacatggatagattatttaatatttttcctggaaatgttaaaagcaaGACCGGATTGACCTAGTCCAGGAGAGCGCTTTCCATCTGGATTTGAATGCATTTGGTCATTGTGAACATTTGGTAGAGATCGGATAAAAAATAGCGATGATATcaaacattttcctttttttgccTCCTATATCGTAAGAGGTCCTGTTTTCagggtgtccctaaaatcgtggcaaatccttcacctctctgtgcgcgatgtgaaccgtccctagataaaaattatgtggttttatttgccaagcaaagagtctcctctcccttgagcaaaacttagaaacacgtaaggctgtactggttatttgcacttgtaagtgcaaaaagtttggtataaaggtacaaaaatatgtcataatgttgaggccatataaaaaaaattgcccaccgaaaaagtttcatcaaacactattttaaTTCACAATTaacgatgatcaaatcatgtgactgaacattctgctgagcattctgaatttaaaaaaaggcttaaagaagccatgtgccttgtATTactttctaatattttttgagatttttttttaccctcgtatcaatattattataaatattaaaattttaacatcggcttggtgattcaattatcactttttatttttacgctttattataaatattaaggggaacatttttttttttaataaataaaagtcaGATTAAAAAGCCAATgtcataaacaatattttgaataaaatgaagacaactgctggctatagagtcatacacagagtttCACAGAACACTTGCAGTCACTGCAGATATTTCTTCCActtatggcttcaccgggaaatcATTCTTTCTCATTTGCCTTGAAAAccggaaaaactcaaaacaaatgggaccagttgagttgaagtcattgaagattggtgtgtggtgtgaaaacttcaatgtccatcaagttttaatttatgttgAGAAGGCCGGCAAACAGTCTTAttaaacaaatgaagataattaggcctttctagggcatcggttgaaatatcgcatcattattttttttcc from Asterias rubens chromosome 7, eAstRub1.3, whole genome shotgun sequence includes:
- the LOC117292112 gene encoding CDP-diacylglycerol--glycerol-3-phosphate 3-phosphatidyltransferase, mitochondrial-like, whose translation is MAAPMRVCCAAYSRRIFQLSRFYGRGTYFSVTTRQEETIKLVSARCFHQSPCSKCSTPANNATQHLGKQPNVFQHFKWLSEKSPAFPVCGDKITILEGPTDFYNTLKARIKNSKHRIVLTSLYLGTGPKEEELVASLHDACRRSHLNGNTSAPLKLRILLDCTRGTRGKHNSCTMLRPLLQTFPAEVQVALYHTPDLRGILKRLIPERYNEVIGLSHLKIFIFDDTVIISGANLSESYFTNRQDRYVMLEDCPHLADFFNELVATVSSFSFQLNPDDTLTLDPEFNIHPFEGEKNKFKDIAREKVQRVLEPLRWTHPTRKPASLSHTEDLKYSHRKTIWRKHRNLSDDIIGRESLRGMHKDVTVDNSETSDEIRSSELWAALDSKSEMKVEGASEERLMMDYPETQNPSKDFSVKSVREEAKPGCCGDTVIFPLVQMGSFGVRLDQEVTGQLLRTAEPGSHCVLASGYFNLTKEYMELVVGSKAKYDILMASPKANGFYGAKGISGFVPDAYTFIAKNFWRKVCRRNQEDRITMYEYHRQDWTFHVKGLWYYLNGMSLPSLTMIGSPNFGHRSVHRDLEAQLAIVTTNVKLQKQLHQEQQRLFKKSQPVSSSTFKEKDRIVPVWARIFTFVTRNFF